A section of the Deltaproteobacteria bacterium genome encodes:
- a CDS encoding ABC transporter ATP-binding protein, protein MTKTSLELKNIRFSYSANEPFIDSLSLSVKSGAITGLLGVNGAGKSTVLKIMAGLVRPLSGAALIDGRDVHSCSPKERARLVSYLPQTMDFDVPFTVDDLVKMGEQGNAAIGTGEALTLTGIAHKQHAFVNELSGGERRRAFLAMLLRQGSKTLLLDEPLANIDIKYQIEFLALLKKISHERGVSVVMALHDLNIAAAFDELFIFNNGKFEASGSPKETLTPKIIMQAFGVTVECLHNMIFVKTSPDT, encoded by the coding sequence ATGACAAAGACTTCGCTGGAACTTAAAAACATCCGCTTTTCCTACTCGGCAAACGAGCCGTTTATCGATTCTCTTTCCCTAAGCGTAAAGAGCGGCGCGATAACCGGACTGCTTGGCGTAAACGGCGCCGGAAAATCCACAGTGCTAAAGATCATGGCCGGTCTCGTACGGCCTCTCTCGGGCGCTGCGCTGATAGACGGCAGGGACGTGCACTCCTGTTCGCCAAAAGAACGCGCGCGGCTCGTAAGCTACCTTCCTCAGACAATGGACTTCGATGTGCCGTTCACGGTAGACGACCTTGTCAAGATGGGCGAGCAGGGGAATGCGGCAATAGGCACAGGCGAGGCATTGACGCTAACCGGCATCGCGCACAAACAGCATGCCTTTGTAAACGAACTTAGCGGCGGCGAAAGAAGGAGGGCCTTCCTTGCGATGCTGCTTAGGCAGGGCTCGAAAACGCTTTTACTTGACGAGCCTCTCGCCAACATCGACATAAAGTACCAGATAGAGTTCCTCGCGCTCCTTAAAAAAATATCGCATGAGCGCGGCGTAAGCGTTGTCATGGCGCTTCACGACCTGAACATCGCGGCGGCCTTTGACGAGCTTTTCATATTCAACAACGGAAAATTTGAGGCCTCGGGCTCTCCAAAAGAAACCCTTACCCCTAAAATAATTATGCAGGCATTCGGGGTTACAGTCGAATGCCTGCATAACATGATATTCGTCAAGACAAGCCCTGATACCTAA
- a CDS encoding sigma-70 family RNA polymerase sigma factor, whose amino-acid sequence MSGINDRELLDSYVRTGDEAAFAALIERYRARLYAFVYKTVGNEADSLDVCQKVFVQVFLNASGFEWRSSFKTWLYRIAVNASLNHIEARGREAVTVEDFESLGALAASTPPEELIKGERNRILKRAVDELPWKQRMTVVMRIYEDLSYSEIADTLECPLGTVKANMHHALASLRKKIGSDFGL is encoded by the coding sequence ATGAGCGGCATTAACGACAGGGAGCTTCTTGATAGCTACGTCCGCACAGGCGACGAGGCGGCATTTGCCGCGCTCATCGAGAGGTATCGTGCAAGGCTCTATGCCTTTGTATACAAAACGGTCGGGAATGAGGCTGACTCCCTCGATGTTTGCCAAAAGGTGTTTGTGCAGGTCTTTCTTAATGCCTCAGGGTTCGAATGGAGGTCGAGCTTCAAGACATGGCTTTATCGCATCGCCGTGAACGCGAGCTTGAACCACATCGAGGCAAGGGGAAGGGAGGCCGTAACGGTCGAAGATTTCGAGAGCCTCGGGGCCTTAGCAGCGTCAACGCCGCCCGAAGAGCTTATCAAGGGGGAAAGAAACAGGATACTTAAGCGGGCTGTGGACGAACTTCCCTGGAAGCAGAGGATGACGGTTGTAATGCGCATATACGAGGACTTGAGTTATTCGGAAATTGCGGACACGCTTGAATGTCCGCTTGGCACGGTAAAGGCGAACATGCACCACGCGTTAGCGTCGCTAAGAAAAAAGATAGGAAGTGATTTCGGACTTTGA
- a CDS encoding DMT family transporter — translation MTEQAKSRYILTGYVLTAVSSVTFSAKSILAKYIYAYNVTPETLLALRFIMALPFFYILMYFMPSEKVGRRDLLYLMASGLLGVYIAAMTDFHGLLYIDATLERIILYTYPAMVIIITAVFLKEGIDKSKIIAIALTYLGLAFALKVFSGGLSGHLFGAALVLISATVYSGSYVLTQVVSLRVSPVKVAAYTTTTATCAFLATWRFEAFPTEPNAWWLIFAVAFFSTFIPFITLAVGIKRIGASKAAITSTVGPVATAIAAALLLNEEMTLSQLFGMALVILGVFIISIKKAPIKDCKIPR, via the coding sequence TTGACAGAACAGGCGAAATCCAGATATATTTTGACAGGTTACGTGCTAACTGCCGTATCCTCCGTGACATTTTCTGCAAAGAGCATACTTGCAAAGTACATCTACGCATATAACGTAACGCCGGAAACACTTCTTGCGCTTCGTTTTATAATGGCGCTGCCGTTCTTTTATATACTCATGTACTTCATGCCATCAGAGAAGGTCGGCAGACGCGACCTCCTCTATCTAATGGCAAGCGGGCTCCTTGGCGTCTACATAGCAGCGATGACGGACTTTCACGGGCTTCTGTATATAGATGCAACACTTGAGCGCATCATCCTCTACACCTACCCGGCGATGGTCATTATAATAACCGCGGTGTTTTTGAAGGAAGGTATCGACAAGAGTAAGATTATAGCAATCGCGCTCACGTACCTGGGCCTTGCCTTTGCACTGAAGGTCTTTAGCGGCGGCTTATCAGGGCACCTTTTTGGCGCGGCCCTCGTGCTGATATCGGCAACCGTTTATTCCGGAAGCTACGTGCTAACGCAGGTCGTAAGCTTGAGGGTATCGCCTGTGAAGGTAGCTGCATACACGACCACAACGGCAACGTGTGCGTTCCTGGCAACATGGCGCTTCGAGGCATTCCCAACAGAACCTAACGCATGGTGGCTAATCTTCGCCGTTGCGTTCTTCTCGACCTTCATACCGTTTATAACGCTTGCCGTTGGCATCAAGCGCATAGGCGCAAGCAAGGCCGCCATAACGAGCACCGTCGGCCCGGTTGCAACGGCAATTGCTGCGGCGCTCCTTCTTAACGAGGAGATGACACTCTCACAGCTCTTTGGCATGGCTCTCGTAATACTCGGGGTGTTCATAATATCGATAAAGAAAGCGCCAATTAAGGATTGTAAAATACCCCGATAG
- the gatA gene encoding Asp-tRNA(Asn)/Glu-tRNA(Gln) amidotransferase subunit GatA, whose product MDITTLTLNELSKALSEKKISSVEATKAYLKRIEDVEPKVAAFMTVTREEALKQAEAADKRIKDGSLTPLTGVPVALKDIFCTKGIETTCSSKILKGFIPPYDATVVEKLKAAGAVILGKLNMDEFAMGSSTENSAYKQTKNPWDTSRVPGGSSGGSAASVAANECAFSLGTDTGGSIRQPASLCGVIGLKPTYGRVSRYGMIAFASSLDQAGPLTKDVLDSAIVLNAIAGYDKRDSTSIKSDVPDYTEGIDASIKGLKIGIPKEYFVKGLDKEVEASITNAIDFYKKSGTEIVDITLPHTEYAVSVYYVIATAEASSNLARYDGVRYGQREKTEGGLVDMYRKTRDAHFGKEVKRRIMLGTYVLSAGYYDAYYKKAEDVRTLITSDFTEAFKKCDVILTPTSPTAAFKFGEKTEDPLTMYLSDIFTISCNLAGIPGISVPSGLTNDNLPIGLQLLGKHLDEKTILKAAYAFEKEAGFKGKRPKL is encoded by the coding sequence ATGGACATAACAACCCTTACGCTAAACGAACTCTCAAAGGCCCTCTCGGAGAAAAAAATATCTTCCGTAGAGGCCACAAAGGCATACCTAAAAAGGATAGAAGACGTCGAGCCCAAGGTAGCAGCCTTCATGACCGTTACCAGGGAAGAAGCACTAAAACAGGCTGAGGCAGCTGATAAGCGCATAAAGGACGGTTCATTAACCCCGCTTACAGGTGTACCCGTAGCGTTAAAAGACATCTTTTGCACCAAGGGCATAGAAACAACGTGCTCGTCGAAAATTCTCAAAGGATTTATCCCGCCATACGACGCAACTGTTGTAGAAAAGCTGAAGGCAGCCGGTGCGGTAATACTTGGCAAATTGAACATGGACGAGTTCGCAATGGGCTCATCGACCGAGAACTCGGCATACAAGCAGACAAAGAACCCGTGGGATACTTCGCGTGTTCCCGGAGGCTCGAGCGGCGGAAGCGCTGCATCCGTTGCCGCCAACGAATGCGCCTTCAGCCTCGGCACGGACACAGGAGGCTCGATACGGCAGCCTGCTTCACTTTGCGGCGTTATCGGGTTAAAGCCCACTTACGGGCGCGTGTCACGGTACGGCATGATAGCATTCGCCTCGTCGCTTGACCAGGCAGGGCCGCTCACAAAAGACGTGCTCGACTCGGCCATCGTGCTAAACGCAATCGCAGGCTACGACAAACGCGATTCGACGTCGATAAAATCCGACGTCCCGGATTATACCGAAGGCATCGACGCCTCCATAAAGGGCCTGAAAATCGGCATACCGAAGGAATACTTCGTCAAAGGGCTCGACAAGGAAGTAGAGGCATCGATAACGAACGCAATAGACTTCTATAAAAAATCCGGCACAGAGATTGTCGACATAACGCTTCCTCACACAGAGTATGCCGTAAGCGTGTACTACGTAATCGCAACGGCAGAGGCATCGAGCAACCTCGCAAGGTATGACGGAGTCCGCTACGGGCAGCGCGAGAAAACAGAGGGCGGGCTCGTTGACATGTACAGAAAGACGCGCGACGCGCATTTTGGCAAGGAAGTAAAGCGCCGCATAATGCTTGGCACCTACGTCCTCTCGGCCGGGTACTACGACGCGTATTATAAAAAGGCCGAGGACGTTCGAACACTCATCACAAGCGACTTTACCGAGGCATTCAAAAAGTGCGACGTAATACTTACGCCCACTTCTCCGACAGCGGCCTTTAAGTTCGGCGAAAAAACCGAAGACCCGCTTACGATGTATCTATCCGACATATTCACCATATCGTGCAACCTTGCAGGCATCCCCGGAATCTCGGTGCCTTCCGGGCTTACGAACGACAATCTGCCAATCGGGCTTCAGCTCCTTGGAAAACATCTGGACGAAAAGACCATACTGAAGGCCGCATACGCATTCGAAAAAGAAGCAGGGTTCAAAGGCAAAAGGCCCAAACTGTAG
- a CDS encoding B12-binding domain-containing radical SAM protein translates to MVETKKKLLLILPRGDRSYFGGVSKSGKAGFIRLALPTLAAITPKDWEVEIHDARVKDIDFNVKPDLVGITGFTSEIPHAYSVADGFRKKGVKVIMGGVHASALPEEALTHADSVVIGEAELVWESLLKDLEKGELKPTYKAEKMADMGGYPFPKRELLNRSMYTSGFNSLQATRGCPFDCGYCAVTAFFGHKFRTRPIPEVLEEISRFDTRNFFFLDDNIIGHPKYAKELFHALIPMKRTWGSQASITLARDEELLNLYAKCGGQYAFIGLESLSEANLKNVNKSWNSPAKYKEAIGKIHDAGINVIASFVFGLDNDDKNVFRNTFEFVMDNNIAAAQFHILTPLPGTRLYAELENEGRITDRDWAKYHTGEVVFKPKTMTAEELQNGYYWIYKETYRMKNILKRCIRRPVGLPYRIGANISYRKKAKKMPEVQIYSY, encoded by the coding sequence ATGGTAGAGACGAAGAAAAAACTTTTACTCATACTCCCAAGAGGCGACAGGTCGTACTTTGGCGGAGTATCGAAGTCCGGCAAGGCAGGGTTCATACGCCTTGCGCTCCCTACCCTTGCGGCCATCACGCCAAAAGACTGGGAAGTCGAAATACACGACGCTCGCGTAAAGGACATAGACTTTAACGTGAAGCCCGACCTCGTTGGCATAACCGGCTTTACCTCAGAGATACCGCACGCGTACTCGGTGGCAGACGGATTCAGGAAAAAAGGCGTAAAGGTCATTATGGGCGGCGTGCACGCATCAGCGCTTCCCGAAGAAGCGCTTACGCACGCAGATAGCGTTGTAATCGGCGAGGCGGAGCTTGTGTGGGAGAGCCTTTTAAAAGACCTCGAAAAGGGAGAGCTCAAGCCCACATACAAGGCCGAGAAGATGGCGGACATGGGCGGCTACCCGTTCCCGAAAAGGGAGCTCCTGAATAGAAGCATGTACACCTCCGGCTTTAACTCTCTTCAGGCGACACGCGGCTGCCCGTTCGACTGCGGCTACTGCGCTGTGACGGCGTTCTTTGGCCACAAGTTCCGCACCCGTCCGATACCCGAGGTACTGGAGGAGATATCGCGCTTCGACACGCGTAACTTCTTCTTTCTCGACGACAACATCATCGGGCATCCGAAGTACGCAAAGGAACTCTTTCATGCCCTTATCCCCATGAAACGCACCTGGGGCTCGCAGGCCTCGATAACGCTTGCACGGGACGAAGAACTCCTTAACCTGTACGCCAAGTGCGGCGGACAGTACGCGTTCATAGGGCTCGAGAGCCTATCGGAGGCTAATCTAAAGAACGTCAATAAGAGCTGGAACTCGCCGGCAAAGTACAAAGAGGCAATCGGGAAGATACACGACGCAGGGATAAACGTCATCGCAAGCTTTGTCTTCGGCCTCGATAACGACGATAAAAACGTCTTTCGTAATACCTTCGAGTTCGTTATGGACAATAACATCGCTGCAGCGCAGTTTCACATACTAACCCCTCTTCCTGGCACGCGCCTCTATGCCGAGCTCGAAAATGAAGGCCGCATAACCGACAGGGACTGGGCCAAGTACCATACTGGCGAGGTGGTGTTCAAGCCAAAGACAATGACTGCCGAGGAACTACAGAACGGCTACTACTGGATATACAAAGAGACCTACAGGATGAAAAACATTCTAAAGCGCTGCATAAGGCGGCCGGTTGGGCTTCCCTACAGGATAGGCGCGAACATCAGCTACAGAAAAAAGGCAAAGAAAATGCCTGAAGTGCAAATATACTCCTACTAA
- the gatB gene encoding Asp-tRNA(Asn)/Glu-tRNA(Gln) amidotransferase subunit GatB: protein MKYEPVIGLEIHAQLKTNTKLFCPCSIKFGAGPNTQTCPVCLGMPGVLPVLNETAVRFAVMMAHAINSTVNPESVFARKNYFYPDLPKGYQISQYDKPLCERGYLDIETKDGVKRIGITRIHMEEDAGKLLHGESSSDVNSSLVDLNRAGTPLIEIVSEPDIRNSEEASAYFKSIRDILLYLDISDGNMQEGSLRCDANVSVRPVGEKKFGTRTELKNINSFKFLRDAIEYEIERQINAIEDGERIVQETRLFDPASGKTRTMRSKEEAHDYRYFPEPDLKPLIIDEKEIARLKETLPTLPAQMKEKFVNAYGLSSYDAGVLTSSKAVADFYEQSASCAVSLSDSLQIKPKTISNWITGEQLRLLNEKNLDISESKVKPTDLIELIAMVEKGEINQKTGKEVFEEMFTSGKKAAIIVKEKGAGQISDSGAIEKAVDDVIAKNPNEAKRFKEGEEKLLSFFVGQIMKAMKGRANPQTATDVLKKKLLG, encoded by the coding sequence ATGAAGTACGAACCTGTAATAGGGCTTGAGATCCACGCCCAGCTAAAGACCAACACAAAGCTCTTTTGCCCGTGCTCCATAAAATTCGGCGCAGGGCCAAACACCCAGACCTGCCCCGTGTGCCTCGGGATGCCGGGGGTGCTGCCGGTGTTAAACGAGACCGCGGTAAGGTTCGCGGTCATGATGGCGCATGCGATAAACTCAACCGTAAACCCGGAAAGCGTTTTCGCCAGAAAAAACTACTTCTACCCCGACCTCCCAAAGGGCTACCAGATATCCCAGTACGACAAGCCGCTTTGCGAGAGAGGCTATCTGGACATCGAAACAAAGGACGGGGTCAAGAGAATAGGCATAACGAGGATACACATGGAGGAGGACGCGGGAAAGCTCCTTCACGGCGAGTCGTCGTCGGATGTGAACTCGAGCCTCGTTGACTTAAACAGGGCGGGCACGCCGCTAATCGAGATAGTAAGCGAGCCGGATATCCGCAACTCGGAAGAGGCGAGCGCGTACTTTAAATCGATTCGCGACATACTTCTCTATTTAGACATCTCTGACGGCAACATGCAGGAAGGAAGCCTAAGGTGCGACGCAAACGTATCGGTTCGCCCGGTTGGAGAGAAAAAGTTCGGCACAAGAACCGAGCTTAAGAACATAAACTCCTTTAAGTTCCTAAGAGACGCAATCGAATACGAGATAGAACGGCAAATCAACGCCATCGAGGACGGCGAAAGGATAGTTCAGGAGACAAGGCTATTTGACCCGGCAAGCGGCAAGACAAGGACAATGCGGTCAAAGGAAGAGGCTCACGACTACAGGTACTTCCCTGAGCCGGACCTAAAGCCCCTTATTATAGACGAAAAAGAAATCGCGCGCCTTAAGGAAACCCTACCCACCCTTCCGGCGCAAATGAAAGAGAAGTTCGTAAACGCATATGGACTATCTTCTTATGATGCTGGGGTTCTAACCTCATCAAAAGCTGTTGCCGACTTCTATGAGCAATCTGCATCGTGTGCAGTTAGCTTAAGCGATTCACTTCAAATAAAGCCAAAGACCATATCTAACTGGATTACAGGAGAACAACTCAGGCTCTTAAACGAAAAAAACCTCGATATTTCCGAGAGTAAAGTCAAACCAACGGACCTTATAGAGCTAATAGCCATGGTCGAAAAAGGCGAAATAAACCAGAAAACAGGCAAAGAGGTCTTCGAGGAAATGTTTACGAGCGGCAAAAAAGCTGCTATAATAGTAAAGGAAAAGGGCGCTGGCCAGATATCGGACTCTGGCGCCATAGAAAAAGCGGTCGACGACGTAATAGCAAAGAACCCGAACGAGGCAAAGCGTTTCAAGGAAGGCGAAGAAAAGCTCCTTAGCTTCTTCGTCGGACAGATAATGAAGGCCATGAAGGGCAGGGCAAACCCGCAGACCGCTACAGACGTTCTAAAAAAGAAACTCCTTGGATAA
- a CDS encoding bacteriohemerythrin, whose protein sequence is MNNKWNDSLAVGHGDIDEQHKALFEQFAKLKAAIDSKAPNEVLSETLSFIGDYVAKHFETEETLMEKHGYPDIMTHKAEHMAFRAMYKQHKKNVDSGNIQSGQATIIYTWLVHWLNEHIGKTDKSLGEFVSKKAG, encoded by the coding sequence ATGAACAACAAATGGAACGACAGCCTGGCAGTAGGACACGGCGACATAGACGAGCAGCATAAGGCGCTATTCGAGCAGTTTGCAAAACTCAAGGCGGCAATAGACTCAAAAGCGCCAAATGAAGTTCTTAGCGAAACCCTTTCCTTTATCGGCGACTACGTGGCAAAACACTTCGAGACCGAAGAAACGCTCATGGAAAAGCACGGGTACCCGGACATAATGACGCACAAGGCCGAGCACATGGCGTTTCGCGCCATGTATAAGCAGCACAAGAAAAACGTCGATTCGGGGAACATCCAGAGCGGACAGGCCACCATCATCTACACATGGCTCGTGCACTGGCTAAACGAGCACATCGGCAAGACAGATAAATCCCTTGGCGAGTTCGTAAGCAAAAAGGCCGGCTAA
- a CDS encoding NAD+ synthase, whose protein sequence is MALLRIGLAQINSTVGAIDENAEKILRYSRLAMKAGVDLVVFPELAVTGYPPEDLLLKPGFIEKNVKVMERVARSIKGISAIIGFADSFKGGIYNAASLVSGGRVRGVYRKMHLPNYGVFDEKRYFMPGSAPLNARIGGVTLGLGICEDIWSADGPAIAEATSGARVIVNINASPYHFGKHDEREELLAVRARETGAVIVYVNSVGGQDELVFDGRSMVVNARGIVDVRARAFEEDFLIYDIEKWMVKGSAFLKGGTSKKKRVSTVSLGALSKAVKKPPVRQESEENISEMEEVRRALTLGIRDYVRKNGFKKCVIGLSGGIDSALVACLASDAVGKKNVLGVFMPSRYSSKESLKDARELARNLEIEFKVIPIDKVYSSYLKTLKPSFKGRKADVTEENLQARVRGNVLMALSNKFGFLVLTTGNKSETGVGYCTLYGDMAGGFAAIKDVPKTMVYGLSEHINQVSGEELIPLNVLTKAPTAELRPNQTDQDTLPPYDVLDEILREYVENDRCIADIVKDGYGEGLVRKVVKMVDLSEYKRRQAPPGIKITPKAFGRDRRMPITNGYKG, encoded by the coding sequence ATGGCCCTGCTGCGTATCGGTCTTGCACAGATAAATTCAACTGTCGGCGCAATCGACGAAAACGCCGAAAAAATACTGCGTTACTCACGTCTCGCCATGAAGGCAGGCGTTGACCTTGTGGTATTCCCGGAGCTTGCCGTAACAGGATATCCGCCCGAAGACCTTCTTTTGAAACCCGGTTTCATAGAAAAAAACGTCAAGGTGATGGAGCGCGTAGCCCGCTCAATCAAGGGGATTTCCGCAATCATTGGGTTTGCCGATTCTTTTAAGGGCGGCATCTACAATGCCGCTTCGCTCGTTAGCGGAGGCAGGGTAAGGGGCGTCTACAGAAAGATGCATCTTCCCAATTACGGCGTGTTCGACGAAAAGAGATATTTTATGCCGGGAAGCGCGCCGCTTAACGCAAGGATCGGGGGCGTAACGCTTGGGCTTGGTATCTGCGAGGACATCTGGAGCGCGGACGGCCCGGCCATTGCCGAGGCTACTTCCGGGGCAAGGGTGATAGTCAACATAAACGCCTCGCCCTACCATTTTGGCAAGCACGATGAGAGAGAGGAGCTCCTTGCCGTAAGGGCAAGGGAGACCGGCGCTGTTATCGTATACGTAAACAGTGTCGGAGGCCAGGACGAGCTTGTGTTCGACGGCAGGAGTATGGTCGTGAACGCAAGGGGAATAGTGGATGTGCGCGCGCGCGCGTTCGAGGAAGACTTTCTTATCTACGATATAGAGAAGTGGATGGTGAAGGGCAGTGCGTTTTTAAAAGGAGGCACATCGAAGAAAAAACGCGTTTCAACTGTAAGTCTCGGCGCTTTGTCAAAGGCTGTAAAAAAGCCTCCTGTGAGACAGGAGAGCGAGGAAAATATTTCAGAGATGGAAGAGGTGCGCCGCGCGCTTACGCTTGGCATACGCGACTATGTGCGTAAAAACGGTTTTAAAAAGTGCGTCATCGGGCTATCGGGCGGCATAGACTCGGCCCTTGTGGCGTGCCTTGCCTCCGATGCAGTCGGGAAAAAGAACGTGCTTGGCGTGTTCATGCCTTCCAGGTATTCGTCAAAGGAAAGCCTTAAGGACGCAAGAGAGCTTGCAAGGAATCTGGAAATCGAGTTCAAGGTCATACCGATAGACAAGGTGTATTCGTCGTACCTTAAAACGCTTAAGCCGAGCTTCAAAGGAAGGAAGGCCGATGTTACCGAGGAAAACCTGCAGGCAAGGGTGCGCGGCAACGTGCTCATGGCGCTAAGCAACAAGTTCGGCTTTCTTGTCCTCACTACAGGTAATAAGAGCGAAACAGGGGTTGGCTACTGCACTCTCTACGGCGACATGGCAGGCGGGTTTGCTGCCATAAAGGACGTGCCAAAGACGATGGTCTACGGCCTTTCGGAGCATATAAATCAGGTATCGGGCGAAGAGCTTATACCTTTAAACGTGCTTACAAAGGCCCCGACCGCCGAGCTTCGCCCGAATCAGACAGACCAGGACACGCTGCCGCCCTACGACGTTCTCGACGAAATACTAAGAGAATATGTTGAGAATGACAGGTGTATCGCAGACATCGTAAAGGACGGCTACGGCGAGGGGCTTGTCAGAAAAGTCGTTAAGATGGTTGATTTAAGCGAGTACAAGAGGCGTCAGGCCCCGCCCGGGATAAAGATAACGCCAAAGGCGTTTGGCAGGGATAGAAGGATGCCGATTACCAACGGGTACAAGGGGTAG